CGGGGCATCGGTCGCAGTCGTGAGAGTGGTGGCCCCGCACCTCCATGTGCCCGAGCTCATTGAACCTAGCCGGGTTGGTGAAAACCTGATCCACAGCCGCCTTGAACCCAGACGCGTGGAGGATCCAGTCTATGAACATGGTGTTGGAGTCAGAGATGACTATGCAGTCGATGGTGCTTTTATGCTCTGATATGAATGTCAGCAAGTCGGTCATTCCAGCTGTGAAGGGGATGGTCTCCATCACACTGCGGACCCTGTCTGGGCTGATCTGCTGCTCTCCTGGAAGGACACACAGAGTCAGTAGGTTGGAGGTAGCAAAGTAAATGCCAGGGTTTTCCCCACCtttataaggtttaggtgcagcaccctaGCAGTTTTGGGCACCACCTAAGCCGAACGAATGTAGTAATTAAAAGACTTTCcgcagatctaatgattgtagttggtcttcttcaacttttaagtgttcatattatgctttttccttttcctttattgtgttatatatcttttttgtgcatgttataggtttacaaagggaaaaagcccaaagtcccccccaaaaggacttaccatctccaacagaaaacactgttcacaaactgctccaaacagctctattgtagtccagcctttacttcagagacaaacgtggtcactttggaacacacgttataatgctcgcctagctgctaacatggcacgccctcatactctgctcctgactggctattagtccttacctaggtactgtcagggcacgccctcatactctgcttctgaatggttagtagtccttacctaggtactgtcagggcacgtcctcatactctgcttctgactggctagtagtccgtactgtcagggcacgcactcatactctgcttctgactggctagtagtccttacctagctactgtacatgtgcgactcccaacaaagatggatcagaagtgagatgcctcactctgtagctaaaacagagagctcaacacacagggtgaaaagaggagctgcagcaatgtgcagtacaacaaaaatatggtgttttttgaaaattaaaccatgtaaacttattctggtataacctctaaatacaattatgaacctgaaaatcagCAGAATATGAGAAAtttaagttttgtttttaagaattTTTAAGGGGTATTTAGTTATTATCTGCTTCAGTGTTTtgcaacgttttagacacataTGGAAATAATAagggtccaaaatgatgtgggGAAAAAAGCTACTGAGTCCAAATGACCACagacccaaaacaaccccaaagaaaacaataatgaccacaaagaaacacaaaatgtatggggaaattgcatttctttttcttttaaagaaaatgcacattttcttgaggaaggacgCCCTCGCCTTATTTCTCGCACCCATGTCTTCCACAAAGCCAAGGAAAACACTGAAATTGTAATGTAGTTACGAATGAAGAAATGGCCTACAACAGGATAAGGAATTCTCACCTATGTAGTTCATCACTTGGCCCATGAACTCAGTCCAGTGGCCTTTCCTGTAGGAATTTTTCACAGAGTCTGGAAGAGTCTGACCTGGAAGGCatctgggagagagagagagagagagagagagagagagagagagagagagaaatatccACAGTGGATAAAGTCAGGATTTCAGCTGTGGTTCTTTACTGTATAACGTCTTTGTAATAGTACTATTATTATATgaatatttttatacatttttgccGAAGTACAACTATACCAAACTTGTGttttgtaatatattttttatagcGATAGTTATTTGATTCTTCAATATAGAAATATTATTTACCTAATCACCCAAGTGTCACTGTTGTCGTCGATCACAGTGTGGTCAAAATCAAACACCATCAGAGTCTTCATTTTTTCACCTGGAAAAAGACAAAACTGTTGATTGTATGGAAGAAACTGTTATTATTTAGGAccgaaaataaatcaatgtatagatagatagatagatactttattcatcctgagggaaattttaggcatccagtagcttagacaaccataacacaacagacacacatatatctcacatacataaaaatcactcacagaaatgtaaagggttaacaatttgtgaagtggttacaaaggtctggtatggactgaccatgtgatgcaatgaccatgataaggtgctatggtagagtgtgtgtgcaatggtggtagtgcaaaagtgaacagtgcagagattgaacagtgcaatagcttattattaaatattaactataactatgaaaagacaaacaagaaaagaaataatataCTTTAAGAACAATAACAGGGAATAAGTTATAAGATGTAGATGTTATGACCACAGTCCAGATCGTGTAGGagggctaatatagcctataaGACAGTCAGGTGCACAGCAGACAAGGTGATATAGCTAATGGTAGGGGCTGACAGAGACAGGCAATAAAGTCCATTTACTCCCGTCCCCCTTGTGTCTAACTGTCTATTAGTATCGTTAGATGAAGTTGTATTACGCATATTTGCTCGGTCATTTTAACCTCTCCGGTTTGGCCGTGACAGGGTCGAGTTAGTATAAAAAAAACGATATCCTTAACTTTCTGTCCGTAACGCACGGCCAGCTTATCTTTTATCAGCACAAACCGTGACTGGGCACGATGAACTGTAACGTAAACAACCAACTGTTGTACCTCTTAACGCTTTCCCTTTTAATGCCGAGTGAACCACAAGACCTCAATTAACCCTGAGATATTTACAGACAGAATTCTAATGACTATATAGGTAAAGTTTGAACGCACTATGTTTTAAATGAGTGATTTGTATAAGAGGTCTGGTGTAACCTCGTCTCCTTACAAGGAAACGGCCTAGCAGCCCGGCTAATCCTTCTATTAAAGTTCTGCTCGA
This sequence is a window from Perca flavescens isolate YP-PL-M2 chromosome 1, PFLA_1.0, whole genome shotgun sequence. Protein-coding genes within it:
- the phospho2 gene encoding pyridoxal phosphate phosphatase PHOSPHO2; protein product: MKTLMVFDFDHTVIDDNSDTWVIRCLPGQTLPDSVKNSYRKGHWTEFMGQVMNYIGEQQISPDRVRSVMETIPFTAGMTDLLTFISEHKSTIDCIVISDSNTMFIDWILHASGFKAAVDQVFTNPARFNELGHMEVRGHHSHDCDRCPVNLCKRKVLEVYLSEQSDGGVEYERVFYAGDGGNDLCPTSCLRGRDVVMPRKGYTLEKLLARLEQREDKASLRAKVVAWSSGTDILEELKGSMQSYNT